The following is a genomic window from Spiribacter sp. 1M189.
GTCCGCGCTGCAAGCCGATATCGCGGCTGACCGCTATCGACACGTACCGCTGCCGGGCGACGTTTTTGAACAGGCGCTGCAGTGGCTATCGCTGCGTGAGACGAGATTACGAACTCTGGATGCCCTCCACCTGGCAGCGGCAGCCCAACAGGAAGCTTGCCTGCTGACCGCGGACCAGAAACTGGCGGAGGCAGCGCATGCTCGATGTGGTGTGTGAGACACTCGAGTCCATCGCCAACGCTCGCTGAGCCCCCGATTCGCCAGCCCGAGGCAAAACCTAGCCGGATACGCCACGCTGACTACCCGACCGATCCAGTTTTGCGGTCCACCATGCGATAACAGGCGTCAGCACTACCGTGGGGCCAAGCCAGACCAGGATGGATGGCAAATGGCCCAGGTTGACCACCGCGGTGGCAGTCAGGGTGGCAATCGTCCCGGCAAGCATGCGGCTTAGATGGCGGGCTATCCTCGGCGTACCAGCAATCGGGCCACGCTTCCAATGCCGCCAGTCGCCTAACGACAGCGTAACGCCGATCATTCCGAATACGATCAAGACGATGGATGGGTGGAATTCACCGGTGCTAAGAATGAAGAGGCCCCAGCCAATCATGCCCGTGCCGATGAGCGCCATCCCCAACCCAGCCGCTCGGTCGAGCTTGCCGTCGGCACCGCTGCGCACCATGGCAGCACGCCAACCCGTGAAAACGAGATAGAGCGTAAACAGGCTTATCGCCAGCAGGAAGGCATTAAAACGCAGCAACCCGAGGACAATGGCGCTGACGCCGACCGCCAGCATGGCCAGCGCGTAGATTCTTCCAAACCGCCTGTGGGCGCTGGCGCCCTTTCGACTGAAAATAGCGACCCCGGCGGAGGCGAGTGCGATCGCGCCCGCCGTAATGTGCGTAAACAGTATGATATTGAACATGAGTATCAGCACTGGACCTGACTCCCGGTGACAAACCAACGGCATCGCCAAACTAATCGGGGAGAAAAGATCGTGACGAGGGAAAATGCGCGAATGGGGACATCATTACGCGGACGAGGGGCTTGGTGTCGTTGACGATGCGTGAACGCCTAATGGCCACGCTACCGTACCTGGTATTGCCTCTGGGCAGCGGTTTAGTCCTTGGCGTGATCGGCCCTTTCGGCACTTATGAGCGCCTGCCCCTGCAGCTGAGAGTGCCTTACTGGGTGATCGTCTTTTCACTCAATTGGCTGATTGCTGATGCGCTCATCCGCCGTGTCGAACGGATGTTCAATCATCACCGACGCGGTAGCGCCCTGTTCACCCCTCTGGCCGGAGCGCTGCTTGCCGCGCCACCCGCGACTGGCCTCGTCGCCCTGGCCAATGCGGTCTCCGGCATTGGCTGGCCGGAGAATATCGTGCGCCTGGCCGGCCAGGTTCTGTTCCTGCTCATCGCAGTATCCATCGCGGCTTTCCAGTGGCGGAGAATCCTTGCTCAAGGCTCCGATGACAAAATCGGTGAACCACCAGAGACGCCGACGGACGAGAGCGATCACCCTGACCCGACGATCCGCATAGATGATTCGGGCGTCAAAATGTTCATGGCGCGACTCACCGATTCATGCGGTGAGTATCCGCTGTGTCTTCAAATGCAGGACCACTACTTGATCACCTATCGCGAGGCGTCGTCTGAGATGATTCTGTGCCGAATGGAGGATGCCGCCCGCGAACTCGAGTGCCTCGGTCGGCGGGTGCATCGATCCTGGTGGGTTGCGGAACGCGCAATCGAGGCGGTCGAGCGCGATGGAAATCGCATTTGCTTGCGGCTGATCAATGGGCTTCGAGTTCCAGTTGGCCGCTCGTTCCGCCATTCCCTGAAGGACGCGGGCTGGGTCTGAATGCAGTGGCGCTGGCACCAACTGGTACGATCTGACCGCGTGTACTGCCATTTTTTTTAAAGCTGGAGTCTTAGCATCATGACCAATGCGCCATCCCTGATCTTCTTTGCGGGCAGCGCCCGTGAGGATTCGGTGAACAAGAAAATTGCCCGTGTCGCCGCCAGGATGGCGGAAGCGGCCGGTGCCGATGCCACTTTCATCGATCTGCGCGATTACCCCATGCCGCTTTACGACGGTGATCTGGAAAGCCGGGATGGCCTGCCCGAGGCAGCGGTGGAGCTGAAAGCCCTGTTCCGCGACAGTGACGGATTATTCGTTGCTTCGCCCGAGTACAACAGCTCTCTGCCACCGCTTTTGAAGAACACCATCGACTGGGTATCGCGACGAGCCTCGGCGGATGAACCACCGCTGGTTGCCTATAAAGGCAAGGTGGCGGCGATTGCTGCTGGCTCTCCAGGCGGATTGGGTGGTCTGCGGGGGCTCGTGCCGCTTCGCATGCTGCTCGGCAACCTCGGCATGCATGTCGTGCCCCAACAGCTCGCCATCTCGGGCGCCGCGACTGCGTTTGATGACGATGGCCAATTGATGGAGCCCGACCGTAAGGCTGCGCTGGAGGGCGTGGTCAAGCAATTTGTCGAGACAGCGCAGGCGCTCAAGCCAGGCTGAGCCATCCGTCAGCGCCCCCGCACGGGTCGCGTTGATGCCGGCATCATGCGGACTACCGCATGTCCTGCAGGGCAATGGACTTTGCAGCGCTGATAAAAAATATTCAGACTATCGCGCCACTGTTCAGGTCACCATTCCGACGAGCCCCGCTTGGGCGCGACACCACATTCAGCATTGGGGAGGAGAGAACGCCGTGTCCCTTTGGCTCATTGTGCTCATGGCGCTGTTGCCGCTGGCGACGGTCGCCGTTTTCCTTGTCATACTGCGCTGGCCCGCCAAATATGCCATGCCCCTTGCCTACGCAGTCGCCGTGGCTGTCGCCCTGGGTTTCTGGGGCACTGATCTGAACATTGTCGCTGGGGCCTCGGTCAACGGGGTCGTCATCGCGCTGAATATCCTGTTCATCGTCTTCGGTGCCATCCTGCTCCTCTACACGCTGCGTGAGAGCGGCGCCATCGAAGTCATCCAGCGGGGCTTTGAGGATATCTCGCCGGATCGTCGTATCCAGGCGATCATCGTGGCCTGGCTGTTTGGCGCACTGATCGAGGGCGCCTCGGGATTCGGGACGCCGGCGGCCATCGCTGCCCCGCTCCTCGTGGCCCTCGGCTTTCCTGCAATGGCCGCCGTTGTCTCGGCGATGATCATCCAGTCGACACCGGTCTCCTTCGGCGCGATTGGCACCCCGATCATCGTTGGCGTCAACGCGGGCCTGTCGGACCAGTCGGTCACCGACCGAATGGTCGAGGCCGCCGGCATTCCCTACGCCGAGTATCTGGACCAGATCGGCATGCAGGTGGCGATGCTGCACGGCCTCGTCGGTGTCTTCATTCCGCTGATCATGGTGGGGATGCTGACGCGGTTTTTCGGCGAGAAACGCTCCTTCATCGAGGGTCTGCGCGCCTGGCCGTTTGCGCTGTTCGCGGGCATCGTTTTCGTGGTGCCCTACTACACGGTCGCGGCTTTGCTCGGCCCGGAGTTTCCGGCACTGATCGGCGGCCTGATCGGTATTGCGATCGTCATACCGGCTGCCCGCCGCGGCTGGTTCATGCCAAAGGACACTTTCGACTTCGAGCCCCGGGATCGCTGGCAGCCGGAGTGGATCAGCGCGCTCCAGGACGCCTCGGGGCCCACGCGTGACGGGAGCAAGCCACTGTCCCAGTTCCAGGCTTGGCTGCCCTACATCATCGTGGCGGGTCTGCTGGTCATCACGCGAGTGATACCCCCGGTCACGGATGCCCTGCGATCGGATGCCGTGACGCTGTCCATTCCCGATATTTTCGGATCCGGTATCAGCGCCGCATCCCAGCCCCTCTATCTGCCGGGCTTCGTGCTGCTCGTGACCTCATTGATCACGTATTTCCTTCATCAGATGTGGCACCACGGCAACTATCGCCGCGCCTGGACAACCGCCGGCAGGACCATCGTTGCCGCCGGCTCGGCGCTGATCTTCGCGGTGCCGATGGTCCAGGTCTTCATCAACTCTGCGCCCGACGGTCACGACACCGTGGCTGCGATCCAGGCTTCCCTGGCGAATGGCGTGACGTTGGGGACACTGGATCAGATTGCCAGCATGCCGGAGATGCTCGCCCAGGGCGTCGCCGCGCTGACCGGTCAGCTCTGGCCACTCTTCGCGCCCACCGTGGGCGGGCTGGGCGCTTTCCTCGCCGGCAGCAACACGATCAGCAACATGATGTTCTCGTTCTTCCAGATCTCCACGGCGGAGCAGATCGGCCTCGGCTCGTTCGGCGCCTCCATGGTGGTGTCCTTGCAGGCGGTTGGTGGCGCCGGTGGCAATATGGTGACGGTGCATAACGTGGTTGCCGCCTCCGCCACGGTGGGACTGCTCGGCCGCGAGGGCGACGTCATCCGCAAGACGCTCATCCCGATGGCCTATTACATGATCGCCGCCGGTCTACTGGGAATGGCCATCATTAACGGTGGTCTAAATGCCTGGTATGCCGGTTGGGTCGGCTTCCTGGCCGTCGCGCTGGTGTTCATGCTCACCAATCGAGGGAGGAAATAGCGATGGCCGTGATCACCTGCATTGATGATCTCAAGCGCCTTTACAAGCGCCGTGTCCCGAAGATGTTCTACGACTACTGCGAGACCGGCAGTTGGAGCGAACAGACCTTTCAGGAGAATACGAGCGACTTCCGCTCGATCTACTTCCGCCAGCGCGTCGCCATCGACATGACCCGGCGCACGACGGCGGCCCGCATGCTGGGTCAAGAAGTGAGCATGCCGGTTGCCCTGGCGCCGGTGGGGCTGACGGGGATGCAGCATGCCGATGGCGAGATACTGGCGGCACAGGCGGCCGAGGAGTTCGGGGTGCCCTTCACGCTCTCCACGCTGTCGATCTGCTCCATCGAGGATGTCGCGGCGAAGACCACCAAGCCCTTCTGGTTTCAGGTCTACACGCTCTCCGATGACGATTTCATGCGCCGGCTCATGGAACGCGCCCGGGCGGCGAACTGCTCGGCAATCGTCATCACACTGGATCTCCAGGTCCAGGGCCAGCGCCACAAGGACCTCAAGAATGGCCTGAGCGCACCGCCCAAGCTCACCATCAAGTCAATCGCCAACCTCGCCACCAAGCTCTCCTGGGGCGTGGAAATGCTCGGCGCCACCCGGAGGACCTTCGGCAATGTGGTGGGTCATGCGAGCGGCGTCACCGATTCCCGTTCGCTGTCGTCATGGACCGCCGAGGCCTTCGACCACTCCCTCGACTGGGATCGGGTCAAAGAGCTCATGGACATGTGGGGCGGCAAGGTGGTCCTCAAGGGCATCATGAACCGCGAGGACGCGGAGCGTGCCGCCGAACTGGGTGCCGACGCCATCGTCGTCTCCAACCACGGAGGTCGTCAGCTGGATGGTGCACTCAGCAGCATCCGGGCGCTCCCCGATA
Proteins encoded in this region:
- a CDS encoding type II toxin-antitoxin system VapC family toxin gives rise to the protein MLYADTSAVLPFYRAERNSAAVEAIFMENAGQIGLSPLVRVEAASAIARWHRTGEITASQARRIESALQADIAADRYRHVPLPGDVFEQALQWLSLRETRLRTLDALHLAAAAQQEACLLTADQKLAEAAHARCGV
- a CDS encoding DUF2306 domain-containing protein, whose amino-acid sequence is MLILMFNIILFTHITAGAIALASAGVAIFSRKGASAHRRFGRIYALAMLAVGVSAIVLGLLRFNAFLLAISLFTLYLVFTGWRAAMVRSGADGKLDRAAGLGMALIGTGMIGWGLFILSTGEFHPSIVLIVFGMIGVTLSLGDWRHWKRGPIAGTPRIARHLSRMLAGTIATLTATAVVNLGHLPSILVWLGPTVVLTPVIAWWTAKLDRSGSQRGVSG
- a CDS encoding LytTR family DNA-binding domain-containing protein; this translates as MRERLMATLPYLVLPLGSGLVLGVIGPFGTYERLPLQLRVPYWVIVFSLNWLIADALIRRVERMFNHHRRGSALFTPLAGALLAAPPATGLVALANAVSGIGWPENIVRLAGQVLFLLIAVSIAAFQWRRILAQGSDDKIGEPPETPTDESDHPDPTIRIDDSGVKMFMARLTDSCGEYPLCLQMQDHYLITYREASSEMILCRMEDAARELECLGRRVHRSWWVAERAIEAVERDGNRICLRLINGLRVPVGRSFRHSLKDAGWV
- a CDS encoding NADPH-dependent FMN reductase; protein product: MTNAPSLIFFAGSAREDSVNKKIARVAARMAEAAGADATFIDLRDYPMPLYDGDLESRDGLPEAAVELKALFRDSDGLFVASPEYNSSLPPLLKNTIDWVSRRASADEPPLVAYKGKVAAIAAGSPGGLGGLRGLVPLRMLLGNLGMHVVPQQLAISGAATAFDDDGQLMEPDRKAALEGVVKQFVETAQALKPG
- a CDS encoding L-lactate permease is translated as MSLWLIVLMALLPLATVAVFLVILRWPAKYAMPLAYAVAVAVALGFWGTDLNIVAGASVNGVVIALNILFIVFGAILLLYTLRESGAIEVIQRGFEDISPDRRIQAIIVAWLFGALIEGASGFGTPAAIAAPLLVALGFPAMAAVVSAMIIQSTPVSFGAIGTPIIVGVNAGLSDQSVTDRMVEAAGIPYAEYLDQIGMQVAMLHGLVGVFIPLIMVGMLTRFFGEKRSFIEGLRAWPFALFAGIVFVVPYYTVAALLGPEFPALIGGLIGIAIVIPAARRGWFMPKDTFDFEPRDRWQPEWISALQDASGPTRDGSKPLSQFQAWLPYIIVAGLLVITRVIPPVTDALRSDAVTLSIPDIFGSGISAASQPLYLPGFVLLVTSLITYFLHQMWHHGNYRRAWTTAGRTIVAAGSALIFAVPMVQVFINSAPDGHDTVAAIQASLANGVTLGTLDQIASMPEMLAQGVAALTGQLWPLFAPTVGGLGAFLAGSNTISNMMFSFFQISTAEQIGLGSFGASMVVSLQAVGGAGGNMVTVHNVVAASATVGLLGREGDVIRKTLIPMAYYMIAAGLLGMAIINGGLNAWYAGWVGFLAVALVFMLTNRGRK
- a CDS encoding alpha-hydroxy acid oxidase, translated to MAVITCIDDLKRLYKRRVPKMFYDYCETGSWSEQTFQENTSDFRSIYFRQRVAIDMTRRTTAARMLGQEVSMPVALAPVGLTGMQHADGEILAAQAAEEFGVPFTLSTLSICSIEDVAAKTTKPFWFQVYTLSDDDFMRRLMERARAANCSAIVITLDLQVQGQRHKDLKNGLSAPPKLTIKSIANLATKLSWGVEMLGATRRTFGNVVGHASGVTDSRSLSSWTAEAFDHSLDWDRVKELMDMWGGKVVLKGIMNREDAERAAELGADAIVVSNHGGRQLDGALSSIRALPDILEAVGDRLEVYFDSGVRSGQDILKALALGADGVMIGRAWVYGLGAMGKEGVTKSLEVLHKELDTTMALCGHRDINQVGRDILHVPRDFGGRWAE